A portion of the Micromonospora tarapacensis genome contains these proteins:
- a CDS encoding SDR family oxidoreductase, which yields MTADNITENGRNGIDRDQLETCLGVFEALEDLPPDHPDVVRVQRATAKLYKMIKQRRREERRDAITAADRAVTAATATGAPGRIDDETQGIPLASPTADTTAGTLHNPRGCYVCKQRYLEVDAFYHQLCPPCAALNRERRTARTDLTGRRALLTGGRAKIGMYIALRLLRDGAHTTVTTRFPHDAARRFAAMPDSADWLHRLRIVGIDLRDPAQVIALADSVSGQGPLDILINNAAQTVRRTPAAYAQLVAAEAAALPDGPLPEMITFAKPAGRHDPAGSLTAPPPAITPHALTALALTSGSASPERIAAATAIDAGGLVPDLDPVNSWVQRVHEVDPVELLEVQLCNVTAPFVLVSRLRPAMAAATARRKYVVNVSAMEGQFARGYKGPGHPHTNMAKAALNMLTRTSAQEMLSDGILMTSVDTGWITDERPHPTKMRLADAGFHAPLDLVDGAARVYDPIVRGEQGEDLYGCFLKDYTPSAW from the coding sequence ATGACGGCGGACAACATTACCGAAAACGGTCGAAACGGCATTGACCGTGACCAGCTGGAGACCTGTCTCGGCGTCTTCGAGGCGTTGGAGGACCTGCCTCCCGATCATCCCGACGTGGTGCGGGTGCAACGGGCCACCGCGAAGCTCTACAAAATGATCAAGCAGCGGCGACGTGAGGAACGGCGGGACGCCATCACGGCGGCCGACCGCGCGGTGACGGCCGCCACCGCCACCGGCGCCCCGGGCCGGATCGACGACGAGACCCAGGGCATCCCGCTCGCCTCACCCACCGCCGACACCACGGCCGGCACCCTGCACAATCCGCGCGGCTGCTACGTCTGCAAGCAGCGCTACCTCGAGGTGGACGCCTTCTATCACCAGCTCTGCCCGCCGTGCGCCGCGCTCAACCGGGAGCGCCGAACCGCCCGCACCGACCTGACCGGCCGGCGAGCGCTGCTCACCGGCGGCCGGGCGAAGATCGGCATGTACATCGCGCTGCGGTTGCTGCGCGACGGCGCGCACACCACGGTGACCACGAGGTTTCCGCACGACGCGGCCCGCCGATTCGCCGCGATGCCCGACAGCGCGGACTGGCTGCACCGCCTGCGAATCGTCGGGATCGACCTGCGCGACCCCGCCCAGGTGATCGCCCTCGCCGACTCGGTCAGCGGGCAGGGACCACTCGACATTCTGATCAACAACGCGGCGCAGACGGTCCGCCGCACTCCCGCCGCGTACGCGCAGCTCGTCGCCGCCGAGGCGGCGGCCCTGCCGGACGGCCCGCTGCCGGAGATGATCACATTCGCCAAACCGGCCGGCCGGCACGACCCGGCGGGCAGCCTGACCGCCCCGCCGCCGGCGATCACCCCGCACGCGCTCACCGCGCTGGCACTGACCAGCGGCTCCGCCTCGCCGGAACGGATCGCCGCGGCCACCGCCATCGACGCCGGCGGTCTGGTGCCGGACCTCGACCCCGTCAACAGCTGGGTGCAGCGGGTGCACGAGGTGGACCCGGTCGAACTGCTCGAAGTGCAGCTGTGCAATGTGACCGCGCCGTTCGTGCTGGTCAGCCGGCTGCGGCCGGCGATGGCCGCAGCGACCGCCCGCCGCAAGTACGTGGTGAACGTGTCAGCGATGGAGGGCCAGTTCGCCCGCGGCTACAAGGGGCCCGGGCACCCGCACACCAACATGGCCAAGGCCGCGCTGAACATGCTGACCCGGACCAGCGCCCAGGAGATGTTGTCCGACGGCATCCTGATGACCAGCGTCGACACCGGCTGGATCACCGACGAGCGGCCCCACCCGACGAAGATGCGGCTGGCCGACGCCGGCTTCCACGCCCCGCTGGACCTGGTCGACGGTGCGGCCCGGGTCTACGACCCGATCGTCCGCGGCGAACAGGGCGAAGACCTGTACGGCTGCTTCCTGAAGGACTACACGCCCAGCGCCTGGTGA
- a CDS encoding VOC family protein, with the protein MAIQRMDNVLIVVDDLDAVIAFFVELGMELEGRTPVEGRWVESVIGIDDVRQEIAMLRTPDGHGRIELAMFRTPKAISAEPKDAPANTLGIRRIMFAVDDIEDVVARLRTQGGELVGELARYENAYRLCYVRGPEGIVVGLAQQLS; encoded by the coding sequence ATGGCGATCCAGCGGATGGACAACGTCCTGATCGTTGTCGACGATCTTGACGCCGTCATCGCGTTCTTCGTCGAGCTCGGCATGGAGTTGGAGGGCAGGACGCCAGTCGAGGGACGTTGGGTCGAGAGTGTCATCGGGATCGACGACGTCCGACAGGAGATCGCGATGCTGCGGACCCCGGACGGTCACGGCCGGATCGAGCTGGCGATGTTCCGTACGCCGAAGGCGATCAGCGCCGAGCCGAAGGATGCACCGGCGAACACGCTGGGCATTCGTCGCATCATGTTCGCCGTCGACGACATCGAGGACGTCGTTGCCCGCCTGCGTACCCAGGGCGGCGAACTCGTCGGCGAGCTGGCGCGGTACGAGAACGCCTATCGGCTCTGCTACGTCCGCGGTCCGGAGGGCATTGTCGTCGGACTGGCCCAACAACTCAGCTGA
- a CDS encoding serine/threonine-protein kinase encodes MNGGLRPGDPGRIGGYDVLDRLGEGGMGSVFLARSPQGRPVAVKVVRPELSHDAEFRGRFRSEVNRARQVPPFCTAEVLDADPDHDPPYLVVEYVEGPSLAQVMRERGPLGPAQLHSIAVGVATALTAIHGAGVIHRDLKPANVLVAPGGIKVIDFGIARAFDATSQHTRTNQMVGTVSYMAPERIDVASGQPVGPAADIFAWGAVVAHAATGRNPFGADSPTATAMRILTQPPELTGLGGPLRELVSRALEKDPAARPTARQLLDGLLTAAVPRGDTRAVRPLGTTPDALPGAGGNAQGRRSNPSRPATAGRTGSNRRAWLTGLGGAAAVVAVLVSAALFGPQLLRDLANPDATGATATGGPTTPGSAPAATGSSTATGSPSAGADSTRAVLAGQRRILLHLVEIDRDLALPFDAEVHIGNGTGPDALFVLEPVGVDYMIKSLNPDVSHRPCLGVKINSAYASLVGTDCAPTAATLFGLARQDRKDDKGRTTYAIVSDEHGLVQWSPSRKKIYVEFLGDAPISTTFSLVDRGAV; translated from the coding sequence GTGAACGGCGGGCTGCGTCCCGGCGACCCGGGCCGCATCGGCGGGTACGACGTGCTCGACCGGCTCGGCGAGGGCGGCATGGGAAGCGTCTTCCTTGCCCGGTCGCCGCAGGGACGGCCGGTGGCGGTCAAGGTCGTTCGCCCGGAACTCTCGCACGACGCCGAGTTCCGGGGTCGGTTTCGTAGTGAGGTGAACCGGGCCCGCCAGGTTCCACCGTTCTGCACCGCCGAGGTTCTGGACGCCGACCCGGACCACGACCCGCCCTACCTGGTGGTGGAGTACGTCGAGGGTCCCAGCCTGGCCCAGGTGATGCGGGAGCGGGGACCGCTGGGGCCGGCGCAACTGCACAGCATCGCGGTCGGGGTGGCCACCGCGCTCACCGCGATCCACGGTGCCGGGGTGATCCACCGGGATCTGAAGCCGGCGAACGTCCTGGTCGCACCCGGCGGAATCAAGGTAATCGACTTCGGCATCGCCCGCGCGTTCGACGCGACGAGCCAGCACACCCGGACCAACCAGATGGTCGGGACCGTCTCGTACATGGCTCCGGAGCGGATCGACGTGGCGTCCGGCCAGCCGGTGGGTCCGGCCGCGGACATCTTCGCCTGGGGTGCCGTGGTCGCCCATGCCGCGACCGGCCGCAACCCGTTCGGGGCCGACTCCCCCACCGCCACCGCGATGCGGATCCTCACCCAGCCGCCGGAGCTGACCGGACTCGGTGGGCCACTGCGGGAGTTGGTCTCCCGGGCGCTGGAGAAGGATCCCGCCGCCCGGCCCACCGCCCGGCAACTGCTCGACGGGTTGCTGACCGCAGCAGTGCCGAGGGGCGACACCCGAGCTGTCCGACCCCTGGGCACGACGCCGGATGCGTTGCCCGGCGCCGGTGGCAATGCCCAGGGCAGGCGATCGAACCCGTCGCGGCCAGCCACGGCCGGCCGTACGGGATCGAACCGGCGTGCCTGGCTCACCGGGCTGGGCGGTGCCGCCGCGGTGGTCGCGGTGCTGGTGTCCGCCGCTCTGTTCGGCCCGCAGCTGCTGCGCGACCTGGCCAACCCGGACGCCACCGGTGCGACGGCGACCGGCGGCCCGACGACGCCGGGGTCGGCGCCGGCCGCGACCGGGTCGAGTACGGCTACCGGTTCACCGTCGGCCGGGGCTGACAGTACCCGGGCCGTGCTGGCCGGGCAGCGGCGAATCCTCCTGCATCTGGTGGAGATCGATCGCGACCTTGCACTGCCGTTCGACGCCGAGGTCCACATCGGCAACGGGACCGGCCCGGATGCCCTCTTCGTGCTCGAACCGGTCGGCGTCGACTATATGATCAAGTCGCTGAACCCGGACGTCTCCCACCGGCCGTGCCTCGGCGTCAAGATCAATTCGGCATACGCCTCGCTGGTGGGCACCGACTGTGCACCGACCGCGGCGACCCTGTTCGGGCTCGCCCGTCAGGACCGCAAGGACGACAAGGGACGTACCACCTACGCCATCGTCAGCGACGAGCACGGGTTGGTGCAGTGGAGTCCGAGCAGAAAGAAGATCTACGTGGAGTTTCTCGGCGACGCCCCGATCAGCACCACGTTCAGCCTGGTCGACCGAGGCGCGGTCTGA
- a CDS encoding FtsK/SpoIIIE domain-containing protein, with protein sequence MRLSVRIEDRRPVRDLSATTRDVSLGTVAPDVTVSELLDHLVGPVAARVAAGELVIELDGAEVPGDTQLADLPMWAGAELSVRLATPGFSADRSRGGQAGRPVVELSRVAGPDSGQTIELDHGTFAIGRCPDAGVRFGPVTRPLVHVETTPQARVTARPVDDDCPARVDGRDLTDDDSDADLLDGSYLRLGDTAFRVAPAAPADPPGSWPAPSTPEAPTGREPLIRTPRVASTAPAAQVPVPAAPAPASVPAPLSWLLLIAPLPIGVVMAFVFSPFFLVMVAMTPMMALARWVESKHRAKKDAIRMATESAAAARQFGTDLDTTRTAVAAAARAAYPGLAGLVRRAVSGRGLWEVRPGDADELRVVVGVGARPWLPELGRRGAEELAGRPELGEALAERSRLSDVPVHVNLRDRSGLGIVGTGTAARSAVAAVVLDLVTRHGPADLALALVVQPDRLAAWDWLKWLPHLNGDDGTLRVAVDPAATEQLLTRLAADTAPATRAAATVAGGAGAGGTGATHTVVVVDADDLLTGRVASLLGRLARGSGRALVVSGRTERLPSVCRSFLVLGPEDTADLTDAVTGERTSGLLAVRAADGVCGRAARALARWTDPEQAVAAALLPAHARLVDLLRTVASGPNGLGRPVEDLDPLSIGEWWRRGLSGMQATIGMTERGPLTVDLHSDGPHGLVVGTTGSGKSEFLRTVVASLACAHSPDALTFLLVDFKGGGAFDACAALPHTVGLVTDLDEHLAARALRCLRAELRHRERRLREAGVSDIGDLVAPDPPLPRLLIVIDEFATLAVELPGFLAALVDVAQRGRSLGIHLLLATQRPQGVVDGKIRANTNLRVALRVQDEADSRDVLGTRQAADIDRRRPGRAYVRLGAGEVIGVQTALVSAATPRGSRERIEVAPFTLLADREATVREEQADGVPTDLGRLVTAMADAAGRGGYPRPRVPCPPPLPQEVDAWSLAAGVDVDGTGPVPLGLVDLPDEQRSDVWCWAPETGGTLVLGADATATGAVLATACLSLARHRAPDRQRIFVLEGLGTGLGTLAGLPHVTATVGVDDGERLARVLDQVDAEIAHRRVSRSTGPDVLLVVAGWDALVEGAERAGIGEVGARLERLLRDGAPVGIRLLISASHDRGVPGRVLAQLPTKLCLRLADTNSYTGLGLRARDVPELTGLRAIDIQTRREIQIGRHGDGRPGALAAAVARVAADYPDAVPAPTVTVLPELVPAGEVLSSSTAGGPVWRLGVGRHYRDLSVATLALGPGMHAVVAGPAGSGRTGVLRLLAAAARASAPDAQVLVVAAEPDAWIGAQVSEVAGGFSELTNKPTAGRSLLLVDGIESLPDAGPALDRLLPGLPAGVHVVAAGRTDAFRGMQPWQRAVTMSRTGLLLRPAPDDGEVLRVRLPREAPLRPLPGRGYLVEAGGLAQVQVAFLAQPPPGAQLAIPVGVFAGEAR encoded by the coding sequence ATGAGGCTCAGCGTCCGCATCGAAGATCGGCGGCCCGTCCGCGACCTCTCCGCCACCACCCGTGACGTCTCCCTGGGCACCGTCGCCCCGGACGTCACCGTGAGTGAACTGCTCGACCACCTGGTCGGACCGGTCGCCGCTCGGGTCGCGGCCGGTGAACTGGTCATCGAGTTGGACGGCGCGGAGGTTCCGGGCGACACCCAGCTCGCGGACCTGCCGATGTGGGCCGGCGCGGAGCTGAGCGTGCGTTTGGCGACACCGGGGTTCTCGGCTGACCGGTCGCGCGGCGGGCAAGCTGGGCGGCCCGTCGTCGAGCTGAGCCGGGTGGCCGGGCCCGACAGCGGCCAGACCATCGAACTCGACCACGGCACGTTCGCAATCGGACGCTGCCCGGACGCCGGGGTGCGTTTCGGTCCGGTGACCCGGCCGCTGGTGCACGTCGAGACGACCCCACAGGCACGTGTCACCGCCAGGCCCGTCGACGACGACTGCCCGGCACGGGTGGACGGACGGGACCTCACCGACGACGACTCGGACGCCGATCTGCTCGACGGCAGCTACCTGCGGCTCGGCGACACGGCCTTCCGGGTCGCACCCGCGGCGCCGGCCGACCCGCCCGGATCGTGGCCCGCGCCCTCGACCCCGGAGGCACCGACGGGCCGCGAGCCGCTGATCCGTACCCCCCGGGTGGCCTCCACCGCGCCGGCAGCGCAGGTGCCCGTGCCGGCCGCGCCGGCACCCGCGTCCGTACCCGCGCCACTGTCCTGGCTGCTGCTCATCGCGCCGCTGCCCATCGGCGTGGTGATGGCCTTCGTGTTCAGCCCGTTCTTCCTGGTCATGGTCGCGATGACGCCGATGATGGCACTGGCCCGCTGGGTCGAGTCCAAGCACCGCGCGAAGAAGGACGCCATCCGGATGGCCACCGAATCTGCGGCTGCCGCCCGGCAGTTCGGCACCGACCTGGACACCACCCGCACCGCGGTGGCCGCGGCGGCCCGCGCCGCCTATCCAGGGCTGGCCGGCCTGGTGCGCCGGGCGGTGTCGGGTCGAGGTCTGTGGGAGGTACGCCCGGGCGACGCGGACGAACTGCGGGTGGTGGTCGGCGTGGGTGCCCGACCGTGGCTGCCGGAGCTGGGCCGGCGCGGCGCCGAGGAGCTGGCGGGGCGGCCGGAGCTGGGCGAGGCACTCGCCGAGCGCTCCCGGTTGTCGGACGTGCCGGTCCACGTCAACCTGCGGGACCGCTCAGGGCTGGGCATCGTCGGCACCGGCACCGCCGCGCGCAGCGCAGTCGCCGCCGTCGTGCTGGATCTTGTCACCCGGCACGGACCGGCCGACCTGGCGCTGGCCCTGGTGGTGCAGCCGGACCGGCTGGCCGCGTGGGACTGGTTGAAGTGGCTGCCGCACCTCAACGGTGACGACGGGACGCTGCGGGTCGCCGTCGACCCGGCCGCCACCGAACAACTGCTCACCCGGCTGGCCGCCGACACCGCACCAGCCACCCGCGCCGCGGCCACGGTCGCGGGCGGGGCCGGCGCAGGTGGGACAGGCGCCACGCACACCGTGGTCGTGGTGGACGCCGACGACCTGCTGACCGGGCGCGTCGCGTCGTTGCTGGGCCGGCTCGCCCGCGGCAGCGGCCGGGCGCTGGTGGTGAGCGGGCGCACGGAACGGCTGCCCTCGGTGTGCCGTTCCTTCCTCGTCCTGGGGCCGGAGGACACCGCCGACCTGACCGACGCGGTCACCGGCGAGCGGACGTCGGGCCTGCTCGCCGTACGGGCCGCCGACGGGGTGTGCGGGCGGGCGGCCCGTGCACTCGCCCGCTGGACCGACCCGGAGCAGGCGGTCGCGGCGGCGCTGCTGCCGGCCCACGCCCGCCTGGTGGACCTGTTGCGGACCGTGGCCTCCGGCCCGAACGGGCTGGGCCGGCCGGTCGAGGACCTCGACCCGCTGTCGATCGGCGAGTGGTGGCGACGTGGCCTCTCCGGGATGCAGGCGACCATCGGAATGACCGAACGCGGCCCGTTGACCGTGGATCTGCACAGCGACGGACCGCACGGTCTGGTGGTGGGCACCACGGGTTCGGGCAAGAGCGAGTTCCTGCGCACGGTGGTGGCGTCGCTGGCGTGCGCGCACTCACCGGACGCGCTCACCTTCCTGCTCGTGGACTTCAAGGGCGGCGGCGCCTTCGACGCCTGCGCCGCACTGCCGCACACCGTCGGGCTGGTCACCGACCTGGACGAACACCTGGCCGCGCGGGCACTGCGCTGCCTGCGCGCCGAGTTGCGGCACCGGGAACGGCGCCTGCGGGAAGCCGGTGTCAGCGACATCGGCGACCTGGTCGCCCCCGACCCGCCGCTCCCCCGCCTGCTCATCGTGATCGACGAGTTCGCCACTCTCGCGGTGGAACTGCCCGGCTTCCTCGCCGCACTGGTCGACGTGGCGCAGCGGGGCCGCAGTCTCGGCATCCACCTGCTGCTCGCGACGCAGCGACCGCAGGGGGTGGTGGACGGCAAGATCCGAGCGAACACGAACCTGCGGGTGGCGTTGCGCGTGCAGGACGAGGCGGACTCCCGGGACGTGCTGGGCACCCGGCAGGCGGCCGACATCGACCGACGCAGGCCCGGCCGCGCCTACGTCCGGCTCGGTGCCGGCGAGGTGATCGGGGTCCAGACCGCGTTGGTGTCCGCGGCCACCCCACGCGGATCGCGCGAACGAATCGAGGTCGCCCCGTTCACACTGCTGGCCGACCGGGAGGCGACCGTGCGGGAGGAGCAGGCCGACGGCGTACCGACAGATCTTGGGAGGCTGGTGACCGCGATGGCGGACGCCGCCGGGCGGGGTGGCTACCCCCGGCCGCGGGTGCCCTGCCCGCCACCGCTGCCGCAGGAGGTCGACGCCTGGAGTCTGGCGGCCGGCGTCGACGTGGATGGAACTGGTCCGGTGCCGCTCGGCCTGGTGGACCTGCCCGACGAGCAGCGCTCCGACGTGTGGTGCTGGGCGCCGGAGACGGGCGGGACGTTGGTGCTCGGCGCCGACGCGACCGCCACCGGCGCGGTGCTCGCCACCGCCTGCCTCTCCCTCGCGCGCCACCGCGCCCCCGACCGGCAGCGGATCTTCGTGCTGGAGGGCCTCGGCACCGGACTGGGAACGCTGGCCGGTCTGCCGCACGTGACCGCGACAGTCGGCGTCGACGACGGCGAACGGCTCGCCCGGGTACTCGACCAGGTGGATGCCGAGATCGCCCACCGGCGGGTGAGCCGGTCCACGGGACCTGACGTCCTGCTCGTGGTCGCCGGCTGGGACGCGCTGGTCGAAGGGGCCGAACGGGCCGGCATCGGTGAGGTCGGCGCACGGCTGGAGCGTCTGCTGCGCGACGGCGCACCCGTCGGCATCCGGCTGCTCATCTCGGCGTCGCACGACCGCGGCGTACCCGGCCGGGTGCTCGCCCAACTGCCCACGAAGCTGTGTCTGCGCCTGGCTGACACCAACTCGTACACGGGGCTGGGCCTGCGGGCCCGGGACGTGCCCGAGCTCACCGGCCTGCGAGCCATCGACATCCAGACCCGCCGCGAGATCCAGATCGGGCGGCACGGTGACGGGCGGCCGGGAGCGCTCGCCGCCGCGGTTGCCCGGGTCGCCGCCGACTACCCGGACGCGGTTCCCGCGCCCACCGTCACGGTGCTGCCCGAACTGGTGCCCGCCGGTGAGGTGCTGTCCTCGTCCACGGCGGGCGGGCCGGTCTGGCGACTCGGCGTCGGCCGGCACTACCGCGACCTCAGCGTCGCCACGCTCGCGCTCGGTCCGGGCATGCACGCGGTGGTGGCGGGCCCCGCCGGCAGCGGTCGCACGGGTGTGCTGCGGCTGCTCGCCGCCGCGGCGCGCGCCAGCGCACCTGACGCGCAGGTGCTCGTGGTGGCCGCCGAGCCGGACGCCTGGATCGGCGCCCAGGTCAGTGAGGTGGCGGGCGGCTTCAGCGAGTTGACCAACAAGCCGACCGCGGGACGATCCCTCTTGCTGGTCGACGGAATCGAGTCGCTGCCCGACGCCGGGCCGGCACTGGACCGGCTCCTGCCGGGCCTGCCGGCCGGCGTCCACGTTGTCGCCGCCGGCCGGACCGACGCCTTCCGCGGCATGCAACCGTGGCAGCGGGCGGTGACCATGTCGCGAACCGGGCTGCTGCTGCGCCCGGCGCCGGACGACGGCGAGGTGCTCCGGGTCCGGCTGCCGCGCGAGGCACCGCTCCGACCGCTGCCGGGGCGCGGCTATCTGGTGGAGGCCGGCGGGTTGGCCCAGGTCCAGGTCGCGTTCCTGGCCCAGCCACCCCCCGGCGCGCAGCTGGCCATACCGGTCGGGGTGTTCGCTGGGGAGGCACGATGA
- a CDS encoding RNA polymerase sigma factor, translated as MAERSAPGTTAVAGSSAEPLDTGDGRRELPPAVLVRFRAGDAEALGEVYDRYSRSVWAVAMTVTRADHLAQEALQETFIRAWKSASTYDPERDLGPWLLTIARYTALDLIRRELRPTRGGHEAEQDAVVEAPDLDVAWLSWTVQEALGRLADHEREIVRLSFFDDLTHAQIAERLGLPLGTVKSRSHRAHRRLAELLAHVRDPPQIDDAANQTGTGGRTTIGKAGIEGRSDG; from the coding sequence GTGGCCGAAAGATCTGCGCCGGGTACGACAGCCGTAGCCGGCTCGTCGGCGGAACCACTCGACACGGGGGACGGGCGGCGCGAGCTGCCGCCCGCCGTGCTCGTGCGTTTCCGGGCTGGGGACGCCGAGGCGCTCGGCGAGGTCTACGACCGATACTCGCGTTCGGTGTGGGCCGTCGCCATGACGGTCACCCGCGCCGACCATCTCGCGCAGGAAGCACTCCAGGAGACGTTCATCCGCGCGTGGAAATCCGCGTCGACGTACGACCCGGAGCGGGATCTCGGCCCGTGGCTGTTGACCATCGCGCGGTACACGGCGCTGGACCTGATCCGGCGTGAGCTGCGACCGACCCGTGGTGGCCACGAGGCCGAGCAGGACGCGGTGGTGGAGGCACCCGACCTGGACGTGGCATGGTTGTCCTGGACGGTGCAGGAGGCGCTGGGTCGACTCGCCGACCACGAGCGGGAGATCGTCCGGCTGTCGTTCTTCGACGACCTGACCCACGCGCAGATCGCCGAACGGCTGGGACTGCCACTGGGCACGGTCAAGTCGCGCTCGCACCGGGCGCACCGGCGGCTGGCCGAACTGCTGGCTCACGTGCGGGATCCTCCGCAGATCGACGATGCCGCGAACCAGACCGGCACCGGGGGGCGAACAACAATCGGAAAAGCGGGCATCGAGGGGAGGAGCGACGGGTGA
- a CDS encoding anti-sigma factor, with protein sequence MFTAGVLTVDRMLDPQPRADVYVAAGTDLAPEARGTVSVVDTPSGASVVLEPVGLPAAAPGSYYAAWLKGPRGTVPIGSFHERRSGVPIELWSGVDVADYTTFSVTLQMEGAPPAPSGLVVMTAVLNP encoded by the coding sequence GTGTTCACCGCTGGAGTTCTGACCGTCGACCGGATGCTCGACCCGCAACCGCGGGCCGACGTCTACGTGGCCGCCGGCACGGATCTGGCTCCGGAGGCGCGCGGCACCGTGTCCGTCGTGGACACGCCGTCGGGGGCGTCCGTCGTGCTGGAGCCGGTCGGGCTGCCCGCCGCCGCACCGGGCTCCTACTATGCGGCGTGGCTCAAGGGACCGCGCGGCACCGTACCGATCGGGTCGTTCCACGAGCGCCGCAGCGGCGTACCGATCGAGCTGTGGAGCGGCGTGGACGTCGCCGACTACACCACCTTCAGCGTCACCCTTCAGATGGAGGGAGCGCCACCGGCCCCGTCGGGCCTGGTGGTGATGACGGCCGTCCTGAACCCGTGA